The archaeon BMS3Bbin15 genome contains the following window.
GGGAGATATTGTTGAGATTGATGGCAAAAGAAAAACTGTTGCGATTGTCTGGCGTGCCTATGCAGAGGATGAAGGTTTAGGAATAATAAGAATGGATGGAATCCTCAGGCAGAATGCTGAAGTTTCTCTTGGGGAAACTGTCAGTATTAAAAAGGCTGAAGCCAAAGATGTAAAAAAAGTAACAATTTCACCCAATCAGGCTATACGCTTTTCAGCAGGTTTTGGAGATTTTATAAAAAGAAGACTTCTCGGAAGACCTTTAATAAAGGGAGATAAGATTGTGGTCGGAGTTCTCGGCACAACCCTTCCTTTCACTGTAACCCAGACTTACCCTTCAGGTATAGTCAAAGTGACTGATAAAACCCAGATAATTGTCAAGGAAGAGCCCATGAGAGAAAAGGCTGGAATACCCAGTATAGCCTATGAAGATATAGGTGGTCTCAAGGATGAAGTTCAGAAAATTCGCGAGTTGATTGAACTTCCCATGAAGCATCCCGAACTCTTCGAACACTTGGGCATAGAGCCGCCCAAGGGTGTGCTCCTTCATGGTCCACCGGGTACAGGTAAAACACTTATAGCCAGAGCAGTTGCAAATGAAACAAATGCATTCTTTATACCTCTAAACGGCCCCGAAATAATGAGCAAATTCTACGGGGAAAGTGAAGAGAACCTCAGGAAGGTATTCAAAGAAGGAGAGGACAATGCTCCAAGTATTATTTTCATAGATGAACTGGATGCCATAGCTCCGAAAAGAGAGGAGGTTCATGGTGAGGTTGAGCGCAGGGTTGTTGCCCAGCTTCTCTCACTGATGGATGGCCTTAAATCACGTGGACGGGTTGTTGTCATAGGTGCAACAAATAGGCCTGATACAATTGACCCTGCTCTGAGAAGACCCGGCAGGTTTGACCGGGAGATAATAATAGGTGTGCCTGACAGAAATGCCAGAAAGGAAATTCTGCAGATTCATACAAGAGGCATGCCCCTAACAGAGGATGTTGACCTGGATGAATTCGCAGATATAACTCACGGTTTTGTTGGTGCGGATTTAGAGGCACTGTGCAAAGAGGCTGCCATGAACACTCTCAGAAGAATCCTTCCAGAAATTGACCTTGAAGAGGAGACAGTGCCTCCGGATATACTTGAAAGCCTTGAGGTAACAAAGGAGGATTTCAAAGAAGCCTGGAAATCCATAGAACCCAGTGCTTTGAGAGAAGTTTATGTTGAAGTGCCCAATATAAAATGGGAAGATATAGGTGGTCTTTCAGATATCAAAGCTAAGCTCAGGGAAGCTGTTGAATGGCCAATAAAATATCCCGAAGCTTTTGTTAAGCTGGGAATCAAGCCAACCAAAGGTATTCTTCTTTTTGGCCCACCTGGCACAGGTAAAACAATGCTTGCAAAAGCAGTGGCAAATGAGACAGATGCCAACTTTATAAATGTCAAAGGCCCTGAAGTTCTCAGCAAATGGGTTGGTGAAAGTGAAAAAACAATGAGAGAGATATTCAAAAAAGCAAAGCATGCCGCACCAACAGTCGTCTTCTTTGATGAGATAGATGCAATAGCAAGTACAAGAAGTGTTGAGGCTGGAACAAGGGTAAGTGAGAGAGTGTTGAATCA
Protein-coding sequences here:
- the ftsH_3 gene encoding ATP-dependent zinc metalloprotease FtsH, with product MQVELKVAEAMQNDVGRGIIRLDTKTREILGISTGDIVEIDGKRKTVAIVWRAYAEDEGLGIIRMDGILRQNAEVSLGETVSIKKAEAKDVKKVTISPNQAIRFSAGFGDFIKRRLLGRPLIKGDKIVVGVLGTTLPFTVTQTYPSGIVKVTDKTQIIVKEEPMREKAGIPSIAYEDIGGLKDEVQKIRELIELPMKHPELFEHLGIEPPKGVLLHGPPGTGKTLIARAVANETNAFFIPLNGPEIMSKFYGESEENLRKVFKEGEDNAPSIIFIDELDAIAPKREEVHGEVERRVVAQLLSLMDGLKSRGRVVVIGATNRPDTIDPALRRPGRFDREIIIGVPDRNARKEILQIHTRGMPLTEDVDLDEFADITHGFVGADLEALCKEAAMNTLRRILPEIDLEEETVPPDILESLEVTKEDFKEAWKSIEPSALREVYVEVPNIKWEDIGGLSDIKAKLREAVEWPIKYPEAFVKLGIKPTKGILLFGPPGTGKTMLAKAVANETDANFINVKGPEVLSKWVGESEKTMREIFKKAKHAAPTVVFFDEIDAIASTRSVEAGTRVSERVLNQLLTEMDGLEELHNVLIIAATNRPDILDPALIRPGRFDKILLVQAPDEKARREIFKVHTRGMPLKDDVNLKELAKETESFSGADIEALCREAALLAMKEAIKNENENLDDKNVERRHFKKALKHVRPSTTPEMIKSYEQFLRRYESRELEKLVYMA